In Mya arenaria isolate MELC-2E11 chromosome 1, ASM2691426v1, the genomic stretch GACCCTAAatgtggtgtgtaatatttcttaagtatGAGATAGCAAAATACTACTAACAATAAAAGAACACATATGCAGATTGAGAAGAAACCATCGAAGAAAAGCATTAAgacatgtttataaatgatatgtcTACCCATATATATTGATATGATGCTGATACCGTGTCACTTAACGAATTACAGATATTCCTTTTGTTGTTTGCAGAtgacactgttttgttttcatactctgCTACTGGCCTACAAATACTCTTAAACAAGCTTCAtgattattgcaaaaaaatggaaTATCACTGTTAATACCAAGAAAACTGTAGCAATGGTTTGTAAATTGGGAACTCGAGttcaaaacattgataaaaattaCGATAATATAAGGCTTACTTGTGTATCAAAATTTACATATCTAGGAGTCACGCTATCttaaaatggcaaattttaTCTGTCGCAAAAGACTTTATAATAAACTATTGGATTGAATTGAATTGTTAAAGTCCCATTTCTATGTGTCATAAAACGGGTTTTCACACAGTTCATGCTGACCTGTTAAATGTTGTCAGAAGCAGCACGTACATGTGAATTAACTTGTAGTGACAATATCGAAATAAGTTCACGCTCTTTTGTCGTTTTCTCACTTTGTAATTTGATACTAGTAGACACGTATCGATTGTGTTGTAAGTTGTAACCGTTTACCACCCGCATTTCCATACTATACCTAATTGACTAGCTATTCAGCTGTTTATATCTGAatttatatacagtcgaacctcgttatgtcgactttttcgggacctagtgaaaaaagtcgagataacgaaaagtcgactcatccgaattacaaaaaaaatatcactaatCCCAACACAATTGTCTTGTTAAATAAtttcgtcgtgaaaacagcaaacttattattgaaaaataaagtgaaacaaaagaagaattatttgtgtcaaatgtatttcttttacgtttatggatcacacaaaacacatataaaaccacaattgcatacatttgtacattgtaagattttataccgggtccttatctgaattggtcgaccagagcagtggacatgttttatacaaaaccaaagagcttgagcaataaatgtctctttaattaaatacataaacaaacaactttaattattcgcacttaccaatttcatttatgtatcccccaattatgacagtttgttatattgacacgcacggtattttgcgacatgccgcaaacagtcatgaatattttcacacctacgtcttgatctacagttcgacataaagaacataaGAAATGTGTGAAGTTCGACCACTGGGCctgaaaaacgaggtcgacatagcgaaaaagtcgagatagAAAAGtcgacacaaacagatttattttatatagaataagtaggaataaattcgggaccggaaaaaagtcgacataaccggaaacaatcggaactcctcggctagtatcaagatatggcctcggatataatacgggtcgtaagaaaatagtccatcatggccgaccaagaagatgttcaaacaaccaagagatatgttagtccaaagacagaatgaggagcgaacttttaccacttatttgtgtgtaagtgttattttttatacttattgtattttaataaaatataaaaatagttttaaaagagccctaatgagaaactaattggaaatgtcattcattcttagtgggtggggtaaagtcttctttcatttgacagattctaatttagtaaataacaattttgaagctccagtgatcagtggcaaaaattaagaaaacaaatactctttgttttgtgtttttaataacaaataagtctgaatctgactttacttagatcgataatgggttagactttctttctcagtgtatttaataatatttatctcatacatttcatatcattaactttaatttttttataattaaaatttacattcttttaaccaaggatgtatggtttatatgtccgtaaGTGTTGGTAGcgaacaacttaatgtaatggcacaattgaatacctcggccctgttcactaatatagttctctaaataaattagatcttcattctattggtttaacaaaatgagtttgaacgcataaacccgcacacatttctttcaagactaaattctttgatatccaccagtggtggtgatgcagaaacattgaaaaatgctgacatttttactgtgccaatgaaatgcagacatttaaattttaatcttattgtcattttcagagaagagtatggtaccaggggtgcagctgactctgattcccggcttgttctaatgaaaaaaggcagatgaggtaatggttgtgctatttttgAAATTCGGACAttaatttaacagtcaagtatcctattggtttaagcccaaaagtacctgcatgtttgtacaattaaccaacaaggattgacagtattaaaatatcaacattgtagatgaatttaaacatgataacaatttcatttcatattctTTAATTAaccagtagtccagagctaaaagctgctctctcacagattgacagttcttcttggtcattcttcaaaagcccaaaggagtaattaaattaaatttacacatataattaattatatggcttaaagcaatagcaaaaaaatattttccaaacaattgaaatctgttctattatgtgtgaccttatatgactagttggaggaatttttaccaaattttcaaacttgtatatgaaagactgtgatctgatattatgtcagcagtctaatatcactggtttccatacatttgcaaaataattgccaattggctcgtttaaagacaaaaataaaaagttgtcagaccagtaaaactgtgaggatgcagctttaaattggtgttgcacttaatgttttgtgaatacttttctgctgttgtacaggcttttaaaataattgatctgaaaatataattcctattattgttgtattttctgttttctatttcaggcactggaatccgaatgtaatcaaaaaatgccattgtatgaggattgacctgcaatgcatggcaATCATcttaacacaactgcaacgccttccttggaaaaatgagtgcaagatggaagcgttcagtggaacatcttgtcatctcaaatatttgatgacttacatactgatgtgaagttgaagataaaagtcatctgttggtccgtgattattaaataaatccgaacatatattttaaaagggtaaaatggtaaaggatttatatACGCTTTAAGCGGTTTTCCTATAATTtggagggaagataactacaaaaacagaaacagatggcatcggcagaccaaataaaggagaactattttgtccagttcaatttttaagacttcagaaaatctgttaatagggcacatccttgcaaatgccatattgtaaactgggctctttaaaatgtgaaaaggtgaaagtggtctagaggatgagccccaaattcaaggttgtgagttcaagacctccaagatactttctcttgacctcaggaaaaggatgtccatacttgtttcttcttaggcaacagacttaagagtgattttgcaagcttccagcttgcatagcaatctgataaggcataaaataagatactagctgacttgcaaacagtttttccatttgtgttgatttatttttcagtctgttggaatgtttattagaagtgatgcgcattgcttactgcaaccaatatttattttctttattaagttaaatttaacgaacacataacatgacttgtgatttaacagatgcatgtttatttcgttgattgtatgagtttattttctcaaatgatgtaataaaagttattctgaatgactgtccttttttgtttgaagaaaatgtgttgaggttttggcatagcatagtgtcatcatcatcattaccattgttgtgtacaaataaaacattcaaaacaatgtattaaaaaccaaactgtcaagccaagtactcaaagaggcacaaggatattactaaagagaccggtaatacaattagacaaataaaatgtaaagaaagatctataattctgacacatggtaatgctttaaatagtcctctcattgtgtgcttatggttaaagtggagacatacagtatattttgtaatgaagacttaaatttgtatggcaacttaaagccatatatggggattaagcgccagaaatattgtgaagtctcccaaaagactcaatgcacttaaaaagcacagaaatgaaagtaaaaatgggagcaaaacctaatttatcattagtttcacattggattgcatacacatGGCTCTGCTATTACTTgacttatattaaaaataaaattaagagacatgttgatccaaactgtaattattcttgtttgcattttatggagttggacataaaagagtcatttggtgaagagtgatctaaaggctaattattcaaaatagattaagtattattgaaaaaagtctggtatacattgctgaaaagcttagtaacctggctaaatatttgtttaaggcttttatttacaaaaaaaataaaatcagttgagtatcttatcagttactcttttggtgttgttgtttttaatgaaaaatgacaatttactcaaagatattgagactaataattatagatttagacaagtataatgtgtaaggaaacttctaatgagtgggttttatccacagcctaggaggtaaagtaaggcatgatctgccttgaacaaataaaattttaagacaagatctgtcaacttagtgcaccagtcaattgtaacccccacccaccccaggtccgggggaatactggggttaaccaggggaaatgggccgtgtttttacctatcaggtggcccgGCAGTGCtggttgaatgcggtggttttatcttcgcttaaaatatagaggggaatggaccttacctagagtccctggggtgagggggcatttggcaggaattttgccattggattgtccgcgcagggtggggattttagccggggttagctgtactgaaagtcaaagtccccactattccccagacctggggaggccgtggtaacaattgtctggtgcatatccacatgaacgttgcattggtactctaacaattgagcttactgcgtggatagtcaccgccccacctcaaccccacagaactgtttacacaaacaaaatctgcagcccaaacccaataatgctgaagtaaaggcatgcatagatttcagtTTGTAAAGCCgactgggtgccaagctcacacccatcctaccacaaTCCACAAAAGTctgcacaatgcaatcaatgattttacagaatagtaatgttgttttaatggcaaggcatggtgtgcaaaataacacggcaaagtatgacttaaaacttacatttcatagggtattcctataactgttgagaaaatgttgacatttagtccatgcatgcatttgatccgatgtaatgattcatgcatgccatgaaccgtatgatcatttcaatgactgtcaagtacattttctgtgtgctcacgatttttctagaggaaatagagtgcttcaactataagaaaacatctaaatatttataaaacgaacattttttgaggttacaataaatattttctcttaaacaagcacatttaatttaacacaatccatttccttgttgttacaatgggcattctttacgcggattgaaaacggtgttaatcgccggcagccgcatcgcactttcgtatatccttactactatttacgaggtctatctcgaagcttgccggagatggccgagttgttacgattgaaccggaaagtcgacttatccgacgtcgacacagcgaggttcgactgtatatgcatttggctacgaacatgttaatgtttatgcctAATAAAAGTTCTGATCTGGTCGGttcattattcataatattgttatacattAACATTACcaatattactttatttaaagctgcactctcacagattataagtatcttccatggccgagagtgtaagataggttcattccgacccgagcgtagggtgttttgcggaaacgaggtttaccgagtttcagcaaaacaccctgcgcgagggtcgggatgaacctatcttacacgagcggctatggtagatgcttttgctcccacctcagttaaacaaaattaagtaaaaatgtattttttgccggaactcttttgtgcttagtgaagataattgcgtacggatatgataattcgtggttgtcatggatattcgcgcagtgattcaaagtatgtaaatggtctgatcggtctttaaatagttctaaaaagagtgaagcattatttcctgaaatgtgcgtgaaaactgttttctggtgacatttgaagcgagaaatcattaactcgcgttctaaatacTGCCACcagacaagatttccatgatgcgctacagacgacagtcttcaacaagggaggtaattacaatgtggtgaccattaaaagaagttccatacgggcattttatcttcgcccgtgggcaagataagaatttctagcatggttacaTTAATGGaactacttatctgaggtgggagaaaaacagtttttaggtttttgttttgagaaaagcaatttttttgcgtaaatatctgcaaaccaatgataaaagatcgctgacaaaagtaaatataaatatctgcgatttaatctttgtcagcagtcttatataactgggttccatgcatttttgcaaaaaaatggctcgttccaatacattttttttaaattgttcaatctgtgagagtgcagctctaagcTTCACTTGAgttgttatttatattgactTCTTTGTCATGATGATCACATTAAGACGATATGCTATTGCATTTCAAGTAAATCGAGCGTGTTcagtgtgtttttaaaatataaaatcattcagttttaaaacatataaagatGGAAATTggccaatggtctgagatgaAATAACTATGCTTTAATTCACTGCTATGTAATCGCTTCCGatttggtgtaatttgccctaTGAACCTGTAACAGCTATCGACGagataaaaaagcaaacaattacACATACCGCATCATTGGCTTAAGGGTCAGGGCGTTCGCTTACGGAGCGTGAGGTCGAAGGTACGAGCCCCAAGCCCTATGCATTGACATGACACTCTGTTCTGTGGTGCTATTGAAAGTGAATGTTAACAAATGCCAATCATGTTACAAAAGACCAGGAGTAAAGATTTTCATTAAGGTGTCTCATAAGTCTAGCGGGCTTGCCCGTAATTGAAAGCTGTGACACTCtaataattaaacaatcatttcaCTTTACTTTAATACTTATTGTCGGAACGCGTTCTTGTAACGAAACAAAAAGGACTTATTATTTAACAGAGccacaacaaaaaaacatttatcaagttATTATTGATTCAGCAAAATAGCGTTAAAAGTTCTTTTTTCCGCAATGAAGTAGtttcatatcaatatgtttATCTGACTTTATCATTAACAACACTAGTCATGTAATATTATGTTTAGCGAGTTTGCACACCATAGATTAACCGTTCTTTATTGACGACATACCAACAATATTTTATGtcctttaaacaaatatacaatgatACTTTTTATGTCCTCTAACCGATTATACAATGATACTATTCATGAAACTCATActttataaatcaatttttaaatattaagtaaGTCAGTTCGAAAActataattgataataaattaaCCAGGTAAAAAGAATTAAATGAACTAATTTCAATCATATCTCTTTGAATAGAAATAGCATCGTagttacagaacagaacacgGAAATCCCCCATATAATTTTCTTTGTCATGTGTTTGACATTCTGGTCGCGGCCGCGCCCTTTTTTATCAGCGTTTCAAGTCCGCCGCTACAAACTCCCCTCCGCCAACACCAACTTTTATACCGCCACAACCACATCACTTCCTCCGCCAACACTTCATataccgctgccaccattacCATCCCTttctccaccaccaccacctcttATACCGCTACCACCACACCACTCATGCAACACCATCTTTTataccgccaccaccaccacccttTCTCCACCACCAGCTTTTATACCGATACCACCACATCCTCTCCCCAACCACAACATTATATACCAACACCACAACATACTCTCATCCACCACCACCTCTTATACCGCCTCAACCTCCTCCCCTCCTCTACCACAACCTCTTATACCGCTACCACCACACCTCTCCTCCAACACCACCTCTTATACCGCCTACACCTTCTCCACCCTTCCTCCACCACGATCTCTTATTTCGCCtaaaccaccaccaccaccaccaccaccaccaccaccaccacccttCCTCCGCGACCTCCCTTTCTCCACCGCCACTCTTCCTCCACCACAACCACCCTTCCTCCACCACCACCTCTTATATCGCCACCACCAGCACCCTTCCTCCACCGCCATCACCCTTCCGCCACCACCACCTCTTttaccatcaccaccaccaccaccaccaccacccttTCTCCACCACCACCTCTTATATCGCCACCACCACCCTTCCTCCACCACCATCATCCttcctccaccaccaccaccatctcTTATATCGCCACTACCACACCCTTCCTCCACCATCCCCCTACTCCACCACCACCCCTTATACCGCCATTACCGCCTCCCTTCCTCAAACCTTCCCTACAGTTAAACCGCCACCTCCACCTCCCtacctccaccaccacctctTATACCGCTACCAACACATCCCAACCTCCACAACCACCTCTTATACAGCCGCCACCACCTCTCTTCTACCACCACCACCTTTTATACCGCCACAACAACCCCTCATCCACCACCACCTCTTATACCCCTACCAAAACCACCCTTCCTTCACCATCCCCCCTACTCCACCACCACCCCTTATACCGCCATTTCCGCCTTCCTTCCTCCAACACTATCTATTAAACCGCCACCTCCACCTCACtacctccaccaccacctcccTTCCTCCACCGCCACCTCTTATACCGACGCCACCACCTCccttcaccaccaccacctcttATACCGCCACCAACACCCCTAATTCACCACCACCTCCCGCCCTCCTCCACCACATCCCTTCCTCCACCACCACCTCTTATaccgccaccaccacctccCACCCTCCACCACCACCCCTTATACCGACTCCACCACCTCccttccaccaccaccacttcttATCAAGCCACCACCACCTGCCTTCCACAAAACCTCTTATATCACCACAACCACTATCCCAATTCAACCATAACCCCTTATACCGCCACAACCACCTCCCTTCCACCACCACCTCTTATACCGTCACCACCACGTCTTATACCGTCAAAACCACAACCACCACCTATTTTACCGCCACCACCACCCCTCACACACCACATTCTCTAATACCGCCACCACCACCTCTAATCCCGCCACAACTACCTCCCTTCATCCACCACCATCTCTTATaccgccaccgccaccaccacctccattcCTCCACCACCATCTCTTATATTGCCACCACCACCTGCCTTCCACCACCACTTCTTATATTGCAACCACCCCCTCCCTTCTACAACAACCTCTTATATTGCCACCACTACCTCCCTTCCACCACCACCTCTTATAATGCCACCACCACCTCCCTTCCACCACCACTTCATATATTGCCACCACCACCTCCCTTCCTCCACAACCACTTCTTATATTGTCACCGCCACCTCCCTTCCTCAACCACCACTTATCATATTGCCACCACCACCTCCTTTCCTCCACCACCACTTCTTATACtgccaccaccacctccatgcCACCACCACCTCTTATACCGCCACGACCACCTCCCTTCCTCCAACACCATCTCTAATGCAGCCGCCAACACCTCCCTTCCACCACCACCCCTAATaccgccaccaccaccgccacgaCAACCTATTATACCGCCACCACCTCTATaccgccgccaccaccacctCCCTTCCACCACCACCTCTTATACCGTAACCACCACCGCCACGACCATCTATTATACAGCCACCACCTCTTATaccgccgccaccaccacctCCCTTCCATCACCACCTCTATaccgccaccaccaccgccacgaCCACCTATTACACCGCCACCACCTCTTATACCGCCGTCACCACCACCTCCCTTCCACAACCACGTCTTATGATGCCACCACCACCTCCCTTCCACCACCACTTCTTATATTGCCACCACCACCTCCCTTCCACCACCACCTCCCTTCCACCACCACTTCTTATATTGCCACCACCACCTTCCTTCCACCACCACCTCCCTTCCACCACCACTTCTTATATTGCCACCACCACCTCCCTTCGACCACCACTTTTTATATTGCCACCACCACCTCCCTTCCACCACCACTTCTTATATTGCCACCACCACCTCCCTTCCACCACCACCTCCCTTCCACCACCACGTCTTATACTGCCACCACCACCTCCCTTCCACCACCACCTCCCTTCCACCACCACCTTCCTTCCACCACCACCTCTTATATTGCCACCACCACCTCccttccaccaccaccacttcttATATTGCCACCACCACCTCCCTTCCACCACCACCTCCCTTCCATCACCACCACTTCTTATATTGCCACCACCATCTTCCTTCCACCAACATCTCCCTTCCACCACCACCTTCCTTCCACCACCACCTCCCTTCCACCATCATCTCTTATACCGCCACCATCTCTCTTCCTCCACCACCACCTTTTAAACCGCCACCACCACCCCTCATCCAACACCACCTCTAATACAGCCGCCACTACCTCCCTCCCTCACCACCTCTTATaccgccaccaccacctccCGCCCTCCACCACCACCTTTTAACCCGCCACCACTCACCCCTCATCCAACACCACCTCTTATACAGCCGCCACTACCTCCCTCCCTCCATCACCACCTCTTATaccgccaccaccacctccCGCCCTCCACCACCCCCTTTTATACCGCCACCACCACCCTTCATccagctactactactactactactactactactactactactgctgctgctgctgctgctgctgctgctgctgctgctgctgctgctgctgctgctgctgctgctgctgctgctgctgctactactcctactactactactactactactactgctgctgctgctgctgctgctgctgctgctgctgctgctgctgctgctgctgctgctgctgctgctgctgctgctactactactactacta encodes the following:
- the LOC128235964 gene encoding RNA-binding protein cabeza-like, encoding MVEEGCGSGDIRDGGGGGGRMMVVEEGWWWRYKRWWWRKGGGGGGGGDGKRGGGGGRVMAVEEGCWWWRYKRWWWRKGGCGGGRVAVEKGRSRRKGGGGGGGGGGGGGLGEIRDRGGGRVEKV